The genomic segment GGCGGAACAGGGTTTTACATTAAGCATTTTATGTACGGTATGCCTGTAACGCCACAAGCAGACCCGCTTATTCGTGCACAGCTGCAAGAAAAAATGCAGCGTGTCGGTGCTGCGGCAATGCACGCAGAACTTGCAGCTTTTGACCCGGTTTCGGCAGCAAAAATACACATCCGCGACGAGTACCGCATTCTCCGCGCGCATGAAGTATATTGCAGCTCGGGGCGACCGCTCAGCTCATTCGAGCTGCCCTACCGTTACCGCGAGGGCTTCCGCTTTTGTCCCGTCTTTTTAGACCGCTCCCGCGGTGAACTGTACCGGCGCATCGAAGACCGTGTTGATGAAATGTTTGCACAAGGACTACAGCAAGAAGTGCGGCAGCTCGTTGCACAGGGATGCACTGCGGCATATCCTGCAATGAAAGCAATCGGCTACCGTGAGTTTTTCGAGCTGTCCCCTGATGCGCCGGAGGCCGCCCCGCTCGATGCGGTGAACGCCCTGATTAAACGCAATAGCAAAC from the Treponema vincentii F0403 genome contains:
- the miaA gene encoding tRNA (adenosine(37)-N6)-dimethylallyltransferase MiaA: MPPSQVIPAAVIFGATACGKTALAAHLFTSHTRPINAEIISADSVQVYRGMPIGSAQPPQELLDALPHHLIGICAPSEEFSVADFVRNADELCKDIFSRGKLPVILGGTGFYIKHFMYGMPVTPQADPLIRAQLQEKMQRVGAAAMHAELAAFDPVSAAKIHIRDEYRILRAHEVYCSSGRPLSSFELPYRYREGFRFCPVFLDRSRGELYRRIEDRVDEMFAQGLQQEVRQLVAQGCTAAYPAMKAIGYREFFELSPDAPEAAPLDAVNALIKRNSKRYAKRQQTFFQSFPNVHRIDMSDDASEQQVAKILHKFCNSGH